TGCCGGTCTGACTATCGGCCCGTCGGGCGGGATCCTCGTCGACGAGTTCATGCGCACATCCGACCCGGACATTTTCGCTGCCGGCGACTGCACGGAGAAGCGCTGCTTCGTGCGCGGCACCGGCTGCATTCTACCCCTTGGCTCGGTGGCGAACAAGGAAGGGCGCGTCGCCGCCAGCAACGCCCTGGGCATCGCCGACCGGTTCCACGGCGTTGCGGGAACAACTGCCCTGAAAATCTTCGACCTCAATGTGGGCCGCGCCGGGCTGACCTTCGCCCAGGCGAAGCAAATGGGCTTCAACGTATTCACCGCCACTGTCACCGCCCCAGACAAACCCCACTATTACCCGGACGCCAAACCCGTCGTGCTGAAACTCATTGCGGAACACGGCACCCACAAGGTCCTGGGCATACAGGGAGTTGGGCTCGGCGAGGTCATCAAGCGCATCGACGTCGCGGTCACTGCAATGACCGGCAACATGACCGTCGATGAGATTGCGAACCTCGACCTCGCCTACGCTCCGCCGTACTCCGAGGCGATGGACGTTCTCATCCACGGCGCCAATGCGCTGCGCAACAAGCTCGACGGTCTCTACAGGGGCATCAACTGCACCGATCTCAAGGCGATCCTGGAATCCCGGGAGGAGGACGTCTTCCTGCTGGACGTGCGAACCCCCGACGAGCATGACGCAGCCTACATCCCGGGGTCGACGCTGCTTCCGCTTGGCAAGCTGCGCGCCCGCTATGAGGAGGTCCCGCGGGATCGCCGGGTCGTGGCCTATTGCAAGACCAGTCTGCGGGCCTACGAGGCGGCGCGGTTCCTCGCCGGAAAGGGTTACGATAACATCGAAGTGCTGGACGGCGGCATGCTGGCGTGGCCCTTTGAGGTCGTGACGGGCTCCTGATCCGAAGGCCGCGGGGCTCGCCTGGATGGCCTGAATGAACTCGCGCCTGAACATTCCCGTCCGACGCACGTCTATGCCCGAGACAGTGCGTTTGTGTGTGCGGGTTCCTGCACCGCGCGGGGCCCAGTGAGATTTCCGGGAGGTTCGCCATGAAACGCGTGGCACCCGCCGTCACCGTGGTTGTTCTGCTAGCACTTGCAGCGTCGGCATTTGCCCAGGGGAACCGGCAGGGCCACGGCAATCGGCCTGATTTCGACCCAAGCAAGAGCTTTGCTGGAACAATCGTCAAGGTCTTCAAAGACTCCAATGGTGCCCTGAAAACTATCATCGTAGAAGGTTTTCAGGGACGTCCCTTCAGACAGGGAGACCAGAATCAGACTCCGCCGGCGCGCATCACCGCCACCATCAAGGTAACCAGCAAGACCCAGTATACCAAAGGCAGGGAGCCGGCCTCGGCTTCCATCGTGAAGGTCGGCGAGCCCGTTTTCATCCTGCTCACGGCGCCGCTATCCAACAAGACCGGGACCGCCTCCCGCATCGGCGTCATGCCCAAGTTCGAGCCCGGCAAGATGGTCTTCGGGACGGTGACGAAGGTCACTCGGAGCGCCAAGGGCAGCCTTCAGTCATTCGAGGTCAAGGTGACGCCGCCACCCATGGGGCCCCGGGGAGGAAGCTCCCAGAAGCCCCCGGCCCCGTTCACGGCGAAGATCACTGTGAACAGCGCTACCAAGTACTACGATAGCGACCGCAAGCCGACAAACTCCGCGGGAATCAAGGCCGGTGTGCTTGTTGCAGTGGCGCTTACCGCGCCATTGAAGGACAAGGCAGGGACTGCCGCGACTGTTGGCATCGCGCCGAAAGGTCGCGGTCCGGGCATGCCGGGAGGACGTGGCGGGGGCCCTCGTGGCGGCGGTCGCTGATCAGTAATTCCGCAGATGACGCAGTTGAGAGCCGCGGGTCCATGCGTGGAGCCGCGGCTTTTTCTGTATGGCCACTGGTGAAAAGCGTGCAAGGAAGATAAACTTTTGGAAGCGAACTTCTACTCGATTGCCGGCTGAATCAGACCGGGTGATCCCCAGTGGCAGATCAGAATCTCGAACAGGAACTGCAGGCCCTCCGTGCGCAAATCGAGGAGCACAATTTCCGCTATTATGTCTTGGATGCACCCACGATATCCGATGCCGAGTACGACGCTCTCATGCGCCGGCTCGAGGAGATTGAGGGCCAGCACCCCGACCTCGTCACCCCGGATTCACCCACCCAGCGCATCGGCGCCGCACCCCGCACGGACCTGCCGACCTACCGGCACGCCGTGCCGATGATGAGCCTGCAAAGCATTTTCGAGGAGCACGAACTGCGTGCTTTCGATACCTCGGTGCGGCAGACCGTGGGCGAGGATGTCGTCTATCTCGCAGAGCCCAAATTCGACGGTCTCGCGGTGGAACTGGTCTACGAAGAGGGCATCCTGGTGGCCGCCGCTACACGCGGCGACGGAATCACGGGGGAGGATGTCACCCCGAATATCCGAACAATCAAGAGCGTGCCCCTGCGCTTGCGGCAGACCGAGGACTTGCCGACCCCATCCCTTCTCGAAGTGCGGGGTGAGGTCTACATGACTATCGCGGGCTTCGAAGAGCTCAACCGTGAGCGCGCGGCAACCGGTGAGCCACTGTTTGCGAACCCCCGCAATGCCGCCGCGGGAAGCCTGCGCCAGCTAGACCCCAGGATCACCGCGCGCCGTCCGCTCTCTATCTTCTGCTACGGGCTGGGGCGATGCGAGGGGGCTGAGATCAGGTCGCAGACTGAACTGAGAGCTTGTCTGTCCCAGTGGGGTCTGATCATCAACCCCGAGGCCCGGAAGTGCAAGTCTGTAAAAGATATGCTTCAATTCTTCCACGATCTTGAGGCCAGGCGGGACGACCTGCCGTATGAGATCGATGGCGTGGTTTACAAAGTCGATGACTTCGCCGCACAGCAGGAGCTGGGGGTGCGCTCCCGCAGCCCGAGATGGGCGGTTGCCCTGAAGTTCCCGCCACGGAAGCAAACCACGGTTGTGCGCGATATCCTGGCCAGCGTAGGCCGCACCGGGGTCATTACCCCCATCGCCGTGCTGGAACCTGTGGGCATCGGCGGGGTGACGGTCAGTCGCGCGAGCCTGCACAATCAGGACGAGATCGACCGCAAGGACGTGCGAATCGGAGACACCGTGGTCGTCCAGCGCGCGGGAGACGTGATCCCGCAGGTGGTTGAGGTAGTACTGGAGAAGCGCCCGGACGACGCGGTCCCCTACCGCCTGCCGGATCACTGCCCGGTGTGCGGCACTCCCGTTGACCGAGAGCCCGGGGACCCCATCACCCGCTGTCCGTCAATCGACTGCCCGGCCCAGATTGAAGGCCGGATCGAGCATTTCGCGTCCCGGGCGGCGCTGGATATCGAGGGCCTTGGTGAGAAATGGGTCTCTGTGCTCGTGGATCGGGGGCTTGTTCGGCATCTGCCGGATCTGTATGACCTCACGGCAGACCAGCTTGTGGAACTGGAGCGGATGGGCGAGCGCTCCGCGCAGAATCTGCTGGAGGCCATCGACAAGAGCCGGGAAACCACGCTGGAACGGCTCCTTGTGGGCCTGAACATCCCGCATGTGGGCGAGCATATAGCCGATGTGCTGGCATCCAATTTCGGCAGCCTCGACGCGATCATGAATGCTTCCGAGGAGCAACTCCAGGCGGTCCACGAGATCGGTCCCGAGATCGCGCGGAGTGTCCACCGGTTCTTCGCCGAGCCTCACAACAGGGAGATCGTTCAGGCCCTGCTGGATCACGGCATCAGGTTTGCCGAACGCGCACCGAGCACTGGCGGCAACACGCTGGAGGGCAAGAAGTTCGTGGTAACGGGCACGCTGGAAGGTTTCAGTCGCGAAGAGGCCGCCCGTGCGATCCAGGAGCGAGGGGGACGCGTGACATCGAGCGTATCGAAGAACACCGACTTTGTGGTGGTGGGCGAGAACCCCGGCTCCAAATACGACAAAGCGGTGGAACTTGGGATCCCGACACTGGATGAGGCGGGGTTCGTGGCGCTGCTGGAGGAGGGCAAGCCCCGGGTTTCCGATGTCCAGGGCAAGCTGGATTTCGACTGAACCGCGCGGCCGCAGAAACGCAAATGCCGCCACGGATAAGGCATTCCGGGCGGCAAAATCGGATATCGGTGAATTCGCGTGGCGCTCAGGTCAGGTACTGGATGACTGCCACGGTGATGGTCTCGGCAATGCCGATTATTCCACAGACAGTCCCGACCGCCAGAACAGCAGCTGTCAGAGTAATGTCAGGGCGAATCTCGTGTTTCGTGTCGCAACATTTCTCGAGCACGCGAATTATCATGCTTCGGCTCTCACTTCTCGACCCGCAGCCCAAGCGTTTCGCTCGCAGGGGGGTGCGCTTGGTGTTTCCTCCCTCATCCGCGTCAGCCATGGTAAGTATAAGGATAGGTCCGACCTGTACAATGGTATTGCGTGAAATATGAGCGTAATCTGAGCGCCTGTCCGCCGAAACTTGCGCTGAGAGAGCCAGGGGGGATTCAGCAGGCTATCGTTCCCTCTTATGGCAGCTGGACGTCTTCTCTTGACTTGACTATGCAGCGGGAAACGATAGAATCGGCGGGTGAATCATATAAATCATCCTTCCATGATGATCCGTAATTTCCGGAGGCATCTGCTCATGCACATCCCAGGCATCGAGAAAGCCTTCCACGGCGCCGCCACGGTGGGGGAGCGCGGGCAGGTGGTGATACCGGCAAGTGCTCGCGAAGAGCTGCGGATTTCCGCGGGCGATAAGCTGCTGGTTTTCGTGCACCCATCCGGGTCCGGTGTGTTCTTCGTCAAACTTGCGGATCTTCAGCGGTTCGCCCAGGACCTGGCGCCGTTCGTGGAGTCGCTTGCGGCCACGACTGTCGCGACGGAGGACGATGTTTCGTCACCTCGGCAGGCAAGCGAATAAGGGTACATTCGAAGGAAAGGCTGAGGAGGCACACTGTGCTTCGGGCATCTTCTGTCGTAAAACTCCGCGCAGCATTGCTCTGTGCACTTCTTGCCCTGGCGCTTCCGCCGGCGGCGAATGCGGCCGGATTGAGCCGCGCGAGCCGCGGTCAGGCAGAAGCCAAGCCAACAGAGCCCGCGGGCGCGCCGTCCCAGGTCCGTTCCACGGGCGCCTTGATCAAAGCTGATGAGAGAGTGCGCATCATCGCACCGGGCACCACGGTCCCCGCCATGCTGTCGGGCCTGCCGAGGCCGGCTCTCGGACCGGTCGTTGTTTCCCCGACGGAGACGGTTCAGCCCCAGCCCGCCCAGCCCCCCCGACCGGCTGCAAGCATTAGCGCGGCGCCCGGCCCGGTAATGGCCCCCGGACAGCGCTTCGTCATCGGCGCGCCAAGGGGCGCAACGACTTCAACCGAAACCGCAACCGCCAGCACTGCCAGTGGCATCACCACGGTCGGTACCGTGGAGCCCGCCCCGGACATGAAGGCGCGCGTGGCCGCGAGGGCGCTGTACGCCGCGTCCGAGCAGACCGTGCCGGCCCAGGCACCCGTTGCCGCACCCCAACCCCAGCCTGGCGCTCCCCGCACTCGCATCGAGCCCTCTACCCAGTCGCCCGCGGAACCCGTACAAGCTCCGGTCCAGCCTGCCGCGCCCACGGGCGTCCAGTCGCTGCCGCCAACCGTGACCGATCTCCTGAAGCCCGCTCCAATGCAGCCCAATGATGCGAAACCGGGTCAGGCGACGGCGGCGGGAGCCGCCCAGCGTTTCACCCCGTCGTCGGCAGCCTCTGTCGCCGCCGCGAACAGCATTGACCTGCAGATCACCGCCGCGAACATCGCGGATGCCGAGGCCCAGGTACGCCAGACCTTCGGCCTGGACGACTTCCGGGTCACCGCATCCGCGACCATCGGCAGGCGTGGGCCCATCGCGACGGCAACTTTCCCCGCCGGCGAGGGCGGCAAGGACACCACGATCAAGCTGGGAGACCCCGACATCCGCACGGGCAGCATCGAACTCGTGAAACCCCTGTACACCAACGGGCGCATCGAGCGGACCCAACAGGTAGCGCTCAAGGCCCTGGAAACCCGCAAGCTGTCCAAGGCCGTGATCGAGCGGGCGCTGGACCTGTCTGCGCGGCAGGTCGTGTACGAGATACTGCGGCTGGAACAACTGGCCACTGTTGCTCAGGAGCGTGCCAATGCGGTGGCGGCCCACGTAGACCTGAGCAAGAAGCTGATGGCCGGCGGCGTGGTGCCGAAGTTCGAGGTGGTCCAGGCGGAAACCGAACTTGCCCGGGCGCGGGGCGAGGTGATCTCGGCGCGCACCAGCGTTGAGCAAGCCAAGTCCAGCTTGCGCCGGGTCCTGACGCTTCCCCAGGACACGCCGGTGGGAGTTGACATTGGCGAGCCCCCCCGCACGCCGCCGGGCGCGATCACCGATCTGATCCAGCAGGCGTGGGAAAACAGGCCGGAGATCCGCGCCAGTGAGGCCGCCGTGGCTCTGGCGGAGGCGAGTCTGCGGCTGGCCTTCGCGTCGCGTAACGTGTCGGTCAATCTCGTGGGGGGGCTGACGGCGACCCAGGCCAGTTTCGGCTCCGAACCATTCGGCTGGCAAATCGCGATCAGCGCCGAGAAGCCGATCCTCGACGCCAAGCAGGAAAAGACCCAGGTTGAGCAGGCCAAGGCGCAACTCGATGCCGCAAGGCTGGAACTGGAGAAGCAGAAGCAGGAGGTGGCGCTGGAGGTCACCCAGTCGCATCTGGCTCTCGATGACGGGCAGCAGCGCCTGGCAGTGGCCCAGCAGGGGGTAATCGAGGCCCAGGAGCGCCTGCGCATATCGCAGGTTCGCTACGAGAACGGCCTGGCACTCGGCGTCGAAGTATTGGACGCACAGACGGCGCTCACTGCGGCGCAGGCCGAGGTCGTCAACGCCCAGTACGCTCTGTACTCGGCTATCGTAAGGCTCAGGTCGTCCCTGGGCCTGTGGAGTGGAAACGAGTGAGGAGAGCAAAGATGCGGTTCTCATCCTCTGTAGCCGCACGTCTATTGCCGCGGGGGCAGACTGCTCTCGGGCTGCTGGCAGTCGCTGCGATAGTCACGAGCCTGCTGTTGAGCGGCTGCCCCAAGGGCCGGAAGGAGCCGCTCGGGGCTGCTCAGGCCCAGCAGGAATCCTCTGCCGAGACCCCTGTTTCGGTGGTCGTGGCCAAGCGAGGCTCCATCACGGAGGAACTTGAACTGACGGGCAGTTGTGAGGCTTACCAGGAAGTGGACGTGGTGCCCGAGGTCTCCGGTAAGGTCGTCTCGGTTTTCGCGGACGTGGGCGACGCCGTGACGAAGGGCCAGGTGCTGGCGCGCCTGGATTCCCAGCTCGCCTCAAAGCAGAGGGTGCAGGCCGAAAAGGGCGTGGTGTCAGCCCAGGCCCGGTACACCCAGGCGGCGAAGAGTTCAGAGCTGACCGACCACGAGACCCAGATCGCCATCCGTCAGGCTGAGCAGGGAGTGGCCGCGGCAGCCGAACAGCTCTCCAAGGCCAAGCAGGCCTACGAGCTAGCCCGGGAGCGAACAGAAAGCGCCATCGAGCAGGCCAAAGTCGGCCTTGCAAGCGCCCAGGCGCAGCAGCGCGACGTTCTCGCCGGCGCGCGTAGCCAGGAGATCACCCAGGCCGAGGCCGCCGTGCGTCAGGCCGAATCTGACCTGTCCCTCAAGAAAACCACCTATGAGCGTTACCGTCGCCTCTATGAGCAGGGCGCTGTGGCGGAGGCCACGCTGGACCAGTACCGCACCCAGTACGAGGTGGCCCAGCAATCTCTCAGCCAGGCTCGCGAGGCCCTGAGCCTCGCCCGCGAGGGCGCACGACAGGAGCAGAAGCGCCTCGCGGAGCTCTCGGTGCAGCAGGCACGGGAGCAGCTGAACATGGCGCAATCGGGCAAGCGCGAAGTGGACATCGCGGCCCGTGACGTTGAGGCCGCGCGGGTCGGCTTGCGACAGGCAGAGGAGAACCTGCGTATGGCCCGGGCGGCCAGGCGGCGATATGACGTGGCCGTGGCCGACGTCAAGGCTGCGCGGGCGGGAATCGGCCAGGCAGCCGCGGGAGCCGACCTTGCCGCCACTACCGTGGAAAAGCACACCATCCGGGCACCCATCTCAGGACGCATCGCCCAGCGCAACATTGATCCGGGTGAAGGCGCATCCCCGGGCATGGCCGCTTTGCGCATTGTGGACAACGATCCGATCCGCGTGAACTGCGAGGTCAGCGAGCTTGATATCTCCAAGGTGCGTGTGGGCGACGGCGGCGTGGCCACCGTCGATGGATTGCCGGGCCTGGAATTCTTCGGCAGAGTGGTTGACGTGGCCCCACAGGCGCGCGAAGGCCGGCGCAGCTACATCGCACGGGTGGAGATCGACAATCCGGAAGGGCTGATCCGCGCTGGAATGTTCGCGCGCGTGGTGCTGGTCGTCTCCGAGAAGCAGGACGTCATCGTGGTGAGCCGTGACTGCCTAGTGGAACGCGGCACGAGGAAGAATGCCTACGTGGTGGAGAACGGGGTGGTGAAAATCCGTAGGGTAAAGGTGGGGGTCACCAACCGAGACGTGGTGGAGGTGGTGAGTGGTTTGCGGGCGGGTGATCAAGTGGTTTGCGCGAGCCAGTCCATCCTGGCCGATGGCCAGAAGGTCAAAGCTGTCCGAAAAAGTTCGGGCAAGAGTTCTGCGACCAGCGAAGGCGCCCAAGGTGACGGTGCAGCAAAGGGCACCAAGCCCCCGCGCGAAGCGGGAAGGAGCAGACCCGGTGCAGACCGGGAGGAGATAATCGGCCCAATGCCCGCGCAGGATGGGAAACAGCCGCAGTCCGACGGTTCTGCGCCGCGCGCTCGCTGAGGGGAACGCGGTGCACGCTGAGTCAGAATCCCACCCGGGAAGCCCCTCTATTTGAGCTCCCGGGCGCATACTCCCGGCGCAGCCCACAGGCCGCGCGCAATGTGAGAGCACTCGCCCTATGTGGTTAACCAGACTGGCAATCAACCGCCGGGTCACGATTGCGATGGCGATTTTCGCCATCATGGTTCTCGGCCTGGTCGGGCTGTCGCGGATGCCGTGGGAAATGAACCCCGATGTGGAGATCCCTAGCGTCTCCATCATCCTCCCCTACCCCGGGGCCGGTCCTGAGGAGATTGAGCAGCGAGTTCTGCGGCCTCTCGAAGATGAGGTCAGTGTCATCAACGGCGTGGACGAAGTCGACGCCACCGCCTATGAGAACTTGGGCGTGTGCGTCGTTCGCTTCAACTACGAGATCGATGTTGATGTAGCCGCCGCTGATGTGCGCGACGCGTTGGCGAGGGCACGCGCTTCCTTCCCCAGCGATGTGGAAGACCCATCAGTTTATAAGATCGACATCGGCGCGCTGCCTGTTCTGACAGTAGGGATCAGCGGCGACCGGGAACCGCGCGATCTGCGCAAGCTCGTGGAAGATGTGGTGCGCCCGCGTCTGGGTCAGATCAACGGCGTGGCATCCGTGACTATTTCCGGTGGCCAAGAACGTGAGATCCAAGTCCTGGCCCACAAGGACCGGCTCGACGCTGTCGGCCTGTCCATCGCGCAGCTCGCATCACTCCTGCGCTCCGAGAGCATCGACGTCCCCAGCGGCAATATCAAGGAAGGTGCACGGGACTACGCCATCCGGGTCATCGGCCAGTTCGAGGATCTTCAGGAGATCCGCGACCTGGAGATTGCAGTGCCCAACGGCGGTCTAGTTCGGCTCAGCAGCCTCGCGGAGGTCTACGATACCGTCGTCGAGCCCGACGAATACGCGCGCATCGACGGGCAGCCCACCGTTCGGGTCGCCGTGATCAAACAGTCGGACGCGAACACAGTGCAGGTAGTCCGCCAGGCGCGCAAGGTGCTGACGGAGCTGGTCGGCGACCTGGAAGGCGAACAGGGGGCCGGCGAGCTGCCTGCGGACATCCGAGTAGTCGTGGCAGACGACGACTCGGAACGCGTTATTGAGGCGATCCTGGACGTACGCGACGCCATCGTCTTCGGCGCTCTGCTCGCGGCGCTCGTAGTCTTCCTGACACTGCACAACTTCCGGGGCACGATCATCGTCGCCCTGGCCATTCCCACCGCGATCATCTCCGCGTTCTTGCCGGTGAGCATCGGTTTCGGCTTCACGCTCAACCAGATGGTTCTTCTCGCGCTGTCCCTCGCGGTCGGAACGCTGGTAGACGATTCCATCGTCATCATCGAAAACATCGACCGTCACCGCAACCGTGGTGAGCCACCCAAGGTGGCCGCACTCAATGGACGCAGTGAGATCGCCAGCGCGGCTGTGGCGGTCACCATGGTGGACGTGGTGGTCTATGTTCCCGTGGCCCTGATGGGTGGCGTAGTGGGTCAGGTCTTCTTCTCCTTCGGGATCACCGCGGCCACCGTGGTTTCCTTCTCCCTCCTCATGTCCTTCACACTCACGCCCATGCTCGCGTCCTGGTGGTACCAGCGCGTGGACCCCGGCGCTCCCTCAGGCCGCGGACTGTGGGCGGCATTCTTCAACCTGACTGAAGCAATTTATGGACGCTTCGAAATCTTCTACGGCGCCCTTCTGCGCCGTGCGGTAAGTCACCCTTACATTACTGTGGCTGTGGCCTACGCCGCGATGATTTTGGTGCTCGGGGCGGTGCGCCTGCCCTTTGAGTTCTTCCCCGTCACCGACGAAGGCGAGGTCTCGATTACTCTCGAGACCGGAGTGGGCACCAGGCTTGAGGAGACCGACAGCCTGGTGCGGGAGATCGAACGCCGTCTTCTGGACGAGAGCCGCTATCCGGCAATCGAGCACGTTATCTCGGTGGTCGGGTCACAGGGTTCGGGCCTGTTCGGCGCCGGCAGCGTTGGCGGCCAGTACGCCCAGATGCAGATTACCATGAAGCGCCTGCGCGAGCGTCGCAAAGCCGGCCTGGACTCAGATCAGGAACTTGCCGCCCGGCTGCGCAAGGACCTGGCCGACCTGCCCGGGGTGATCATCAAGGTCACCGCCGGCGGAGGGCTTCGTCCCGGCGGCGCAGATCTTCAACTCAACATTCTCTGCGAGGACAGCGAACAGCTGGCACGCGCCTCCACCGACCTGATGCATCGGGTTGCTCAGATACCCGGCCTGCGCTACGTGGACCTGTCTGCAAAACCCGGACGGCCGGAGGTGCACGCGCGCATCGACCGCTGGCGTGCGGCCGACCTGGGCATGTCCGTAGCCCAGATCGGCGCGGTAGTTCGCACGGCTTTCGAAGGGGACAACTCCACCAAGTTCCGCGAAGAAGGCGACGAGTACGATATCCGCTTGCAGCTCATCGACTTCGACCGCAAGAGCGTGTCGGATGTCGAGAACCTGTTCATCGGTTTGACGAAAGACCACCAGCCGCTGCGGCTGAGGGATGTTGCGGACGTGTACCTCAGCACCGGCCCTAGCCGGATCGAGCGCTACAACCGGCAGCGCAAGGTGACTCTCAGCGCGAGCCTCGACCAAGAGATTCTACGGTCCGGTCCGGCACAGCAGGCCGTTGACGCCGTTGTGAAGGAGTGGAAGGAGCCGGGTGTAGATGTTGCATGGACCGGGTCGCTGAAGATGCAGGGCGAGTCCTTCGGCTTCATGGGCCAGGCGCTCATGCTGGCCGTGATATTGGTCTACGTGGTCATGGCGATGCTCTATAACTCGTTGCTGCAGCCGCTCAACGTCATGCTCAACCTGCCGATCGCTCTGGTGGGCGCGCTGATTGCCTTGAAGCTCACCGGCAACGTGATCAGCATCGTCGCGATGATCGGCATCATCATGCTCATGGGAATTGTGGGCAAGAACGCGATCCTGCTCATCGACTTTGCCAACACACTACGGGCCAGGGGGATGTCGCGGTTCGAGGCGCTCACCGAAGCGGGCCCGACGCGCATGCGCCCGATTCTCATGACTACAGCCTCGACGGTGCTGGGGATCCTGCCCACCGCTCTTGCAAAGAACGAGGGCAGCGAATGGCGTTCACCCATGGCCTGGGCGGTCATCGGTGGCCTGCTCCTGTCCACCATGCTTTCGTTGCTGGTGGTTCCCGCGTCTTACTGCATCTGGGACCAGGTGGAGGTTTTCGCGGGCCGGTTCGCCAGGGGTCTCGGCAGCCTGATAGCCAGCTTCCGCAACGGCCGGCGCAAGGACGGAGGCGAGGGCGAGCCGCCCGAGCCACCCGCACTGCCGGGACCGCCCGACGAGCCCGAATTGCCGCCAACAGACGGGCCGTCTGAGATGCCGCCGCCACCCCCGGCGCGACCGACGATCACTGCGCGGAGGGCTCGTCCGAAGGTCCGCAAATCCCGAAAGGCAGGCGACAAGCATTTCCGCTAATCGGGCTCCGGCTCGTACAGACAGGAATGTGAGGGCCATGCAGAAAGTCAAACTGGTCTATCTGATCGCCGACGATGGCCTGTCGGATGATGTGGTGAGCGCCCTGAAGGAACTCGACATCCAACACTACACGCGCTGGTCGGGCGTCGAGGGTGTGGGACGCACCGGGCCGCGCCAGGGATCACCAATATGGCCGGGCCTGAACGAGGTCTTCCTGCTGGCGCTGGAGCCCGAGCGCGTCCAGCCGCTGGTGGATACCCTGCACGCCATACGCGACAGCTATCCGATCACGCCGGGGCTCCGCTTCATCATTACCGACGCCGAATTGATCTGATCGTCGGGCAACAACAGGCCTTGACCGCTTCGGGCCGGAACTGCGGGCGCCTGCTGTGAAACGCAATGAAAGGCAACTCGAGCTGGACCTGGAGGTCCCGCTGGTCTCCACGCGGAAACACCAGCCCGCGAGATCGCTGCGTGCCAAGAGCGAACCGCACATTCAGCCGCGACAGTCAGGCGAGATCCCGCTGATGGACGAGCCCGAGGTTTCCGACTGCGGCTTCTGCGGCCGGCGCCCCACGATCCATGCGCAGGTCACCATTTGCCCGGACTGCGGGGGCATCGTGAGCCGGCCTGCCGTGGACGACTGACCGCAGGCGCCGGTCCTATACACCCCGCAAGACGAAGGTGCTGCCATGTCTGAGCTCACTGCAGGTCTGGCTTCCTGCGACATCACCCCGCCCGTGGGCAGCCCCATGGCAGGTTACGGCGCACGGGACCACGGGTGCGAGTCTGTGGAGACCCCGTTGATTGCGCGGGCGCTGGTGCTCGAGAACTCCGGGAGTTACGCGGCGCTCATCTGCGCCGATTTGATCAGCACCCACCGCGAACTGACTACCTCGATTCGCGAGTCGGTCGCTGAACAGACGGATATCCCGGCCGAGGCGATCATCGTCTGCGGGAGCCACACCCACTGGGGCCCGGAGATCCGGCCCTCCGGTTACATGCCCCGCGCCTTGCGCGAGGCGATCCCCCAGCCCTATCTGGACTGCCTGGCGCGCACCCTCGCGGGCTGCGCGGTGGAGGCGTGGCGCAGGCGACAACCCGCCTGGGCCGGCGCGGGAGCGGCACTCGCAGACGGAATCAGCTTCAGCCGCCGCCCGGTGGGCACCGACGGCAAGGTCGTGATGAGTCTCGTCCTTCAGCCCCAGCAGGCGGCGGTCGCGGCGCGGGAGGGGCTCACCCTGT
The sequence above is drawn from the Armatimonadota bacterium genome and encodes:
- a CDS encoding efflux RND transporter periplasmic adaptor subunit; translation: MRFSSSVAARLLPRGQTALGLLAVAAIVTSLLLSGCPKGRKEPLGAAQAQQESSAETPVSVVVAKRGSITEELELTGSCEAYQEVDVVPEVSGKVVSVFADVGDAVTKGQVLARLDSQLASKQRVQAEKGVVSAQARYTQAAKSSELTDHETQIAIRQAEQGVAAAAEQLSKAKQAYELARERTESAIEQAKVGLASAQAQQRDVLAGARSQEITQAEAAVRQAESDLSLKKTTYERYRRLYEQGAVAEATLDQYRTQYEVAQQSLSQAREALSLAREGARQEQKRLAELSVQQAREQLNMAQSGKREVDIAARDVEAARVGLRQAEENLRMARAARRRYDVAVADVKAARAGIGQAAAGADLAATTVEKHTIRAPISGRIAQRNIDPGEGASPGMAALRIVDNDPIRVNCEVSELDISKVRVGDGGVATVDGLPGLEFFGRVVDVAPQAREGRRSYIARVEIDNPEGLIRAGMFARVVLVVSEKQDVIVVSRDCLVERGTRKNAYVVENGVVKIRRVKVGVTNRDVVEVVSGLRAGDQVVCASQSILADGQKVKAVRKSSGKSSATSEGAQGDGAAKGTKPPREAGRSRPGADREEIIGPMPAQDGKQPQSDGSAPRAR
- a CDS encoding efflux RND transporter permease subunit, encoding MWLTRLAINRRVTIAMAIFAIMVLGLVGLSRMPWEMNPDVEIPSVSIILPYPGAGPEEIEQRVLRPLEDEVSVINGVDEVDATAYENLGVCVVRFNYEIDVDVAAADVRDALARARASFPSDVEDPSVYKIDIGALPVLTVGISGDREPRDLRKLVEDVVRPRLGQINGVASVTISGGQEREIQVLAHKDRLDAVGLSIAQLASLLRSESIDVPSGNIKEGARDYAIRVIGQFEDLQEIRDLEIAVPNGGLVRLSSLAEVYDTVVEPDEYARIDGQPTVRVAVIKQSDANTVQVVRQARKVLTELVGDLEGEQGAGELPADIRVVVADDDSERVIEAILDVRDAIVFGALLAALVVFLTLHNFRGTIIVALAIPTAIISAFLPVSIGFGFTLNQMVLLALSLAVGTLVDDSIVIIENIDRHRNRGEPPKVAALNGRSEIASAAVAVTMVDVVVYVPVALMGGVVGQVFFSFGITAATVVSFSLLMSFTLTPMLASWWYQRVDPGAPSGRGLWAAFFNLTEAIYGRFEIFYGALLRRAVSHPYITVAVAYAAMILVLGAVRLPFEFFPVTDEGEVSITLETGVGTRLEETDSLVREIERRLLDESRYPAIEHVISVVGSQGSGLFGAGSVGGQYAQMQITMKRLRERRKAGLDSDQELAARLRKDLADLPGVIIKVTAGGGLRPGGADLQLNILCEDSEQLARASTDLMHRVAQIPGLRYVDLSAKPGRPEVHARIDRWRAADLGMSVAQIGAVVRTAFEGDNSTKFREEGDEYDIRLQLIDFDRKSVSDVENLFIGLTKDHQPLRLRDVADVYLSTGPSRIERYNRQRKVTLSASLDQEILRSGPAQQAVDAVVKEWKEPGVDVAWTGSLKMQGESFGFMGQALMLAVILVYVVMAMLYNSLLQPLNVMLNLPIALVGALIALKLTGNVISIVAMIGIIMLMGIVGKNAILLIDFANTLRARGMSRFEALTEAGPTRMRPILMTTASTVLGILPTALAKNEGSEWRSPMAWAVIGGLLLSTMLSLLVVPASYCIWDQVEVFAGRFARGLGSLIASFRNGRRKDGGEGEPPEPPALPGPPDEPELPPTDGPSEMPPPPPARPTITARRARPKVRKSRKAGDKHFR